The following are encoded together in the Lactuca sativa cultivar Salinas chromosome 1, Lsat_Salinas_v11, whole genome shotgun sequence genome:
- the LOC111916111 gene encoding disease resistance protein RUN1 translates to MVVLSEHSEGSSSSSSTHKGHRYDVFLSFRGVDNRHFTTYLYKALMDAKITTFLDDEEIEIGEDLKPELESAIKVSRASIIMLSKSYATSIRCLDEMVLILEQRMKSNHVVVPVFYHVEPTHARKQKSSFGDAMAKHRQRMEAETDANKRSKLAQKMEKWNKALVEIAGLKGKDINGRHEMEFIDEIVKDIHRRLRISSRSPLPQLMGMVYSIEFVTSWLKDASSHTTNILTILGIGGIGKTSLAKYIYGLHCHEFHTSSYIEDIGRRCRGKFSGLLDLQKQLCDDISKTSSMKFHDVSIYTSKIENLVARKKVFLVLDDIDSLDQLDALLGSKGFHPGSKVIITTKDTWLTESCALFKTNVKPKHTKHMLKGLYKTESQKLLCFHAFMSNNPKEGYEEVSENLVNYCEGHPMALKVLGRSLHNRDVPYWEWYIDRLKKENDSPINNVLRMSFDSLPSKHNKDMFKHIACFFVGMDRDVTETILQACGLETRTGFTNLIDRCLLSIGWDNELMMHQLVQDIGRFIVCEESPEKPWKRSRLWCHEDIFKVLEEKKSTRNLLGLALDMQRLEKEKLCASFELKTDALSDMDSLMLLQLNYVQINGSYENFPEELRWLCMHGFPLKSIPSDLPVENLVALDMSYSNIESFGIYYNNPQRLHKRQKLIGSCSKDKRLLGSLKILNLSFCEQLCSVGGFDELPALERLIVRNCIGLLEVCESIDQCFELVFVDLSYCIKLEKLPRSLGMLKKVKTLLLNGCYLGESRIKTMGMDSSALLKANNNGINTKTSSSAIIKAIPSDSKLFSLSLPKSLVKLSFENNNLSTESFPIDFSCLSMLKELCLDDNPIVSLPNCVRSLPRLKILSMRDCKKLTSVEHPPHTLAYLDLYFDSNNPLPLKVSFDPEMSPIHFSIDWKINAPSSFEFEGVVKIQPMAGVEENVLHSLGWSKLDLLNKRLLGTDILSRESQESEIQMYYEFGIFSTFYGGEEMPNWVTDRSMGPSISLTIPSSSNNLTGLNFFNVCTLQFREDNSFYFPIIIIRNITKNLTWIYTNYVYKVDVSGDCVIFLSHWMFGMNEMEGGDHVTITVSQKHYCIANQVTKECGVSFVYDDGEEKEEEEDALGYYKSWNHIIGGDLIGFQTTTGEYILNNMRFMSPDLVVSSLYRQFVGEDASYKEEEVSFRALSQRKSDILGNGQIKTWGQSQKSQQPKASQTLEKLTSQGNIL, encoded by the exons ATGGTTGTTCTCTCAGAACATTCAGAaggatcttcatcttcttcatcaactCATAAAGGTCATAGATATGACGTATTTTTAAGTTTCAGAGGTGTTGATAATCGTCATTTTACCACTTACCTTTATAAGGCACTCATGGATGCCAAAATCACTACCTTCTTGGATGATGAAGAGATTGAAATAGGGGAAGATCTGAAACCGGAATTGGAGAGTGCTATTAAAGTATCTAGGGCTTCTATTATCATGTTGTCTAAAAGTTATGCTACTTCCATTAGGTGTCTTGATGAAATGGTGTTGATCCTTGAGCAACGAATGAAATCCAATCATGTTGTAGTCCCCGTCTTTTATCATGTGGAGCCCACCCATGCCAGGAAGCAAAAAAGTAGCTTTGGAGATGCAATGGCTAAACATAGACAGAGGATGGAGGCAGAGACAGATGCAAATAAAAGAAGTAAATTGGCTCAAAAGATGGAAAAATGGAATAAAGCGCTTGTAGAAATTGCTGGTTTAAAAGGGAAGGATATAAATGGAAG GCATGAGATGGAGTTTATTGACGAAATTGTTAAGGACATCCACCGAAGGTTACGCATATCCTCAAGGAGTCCTCTCCCACAACTTATGGGGATGGTTTATTCCATTGAATTTGTCACTTCATGGTTGAAGGATGCATCCTCACATACAACAAACATACTCACTATTTTAGGTATTGGTGGTATTGGGAAGACATCTTTAGCCAAGTATATATATGGGTTACATTGTCATGAATTCCATACAAGCAGCTATATTGAAGATATTGGTAGGAGATGTCGTGGAAAATTTAGTGGGTTGCTTGATTTACAAAAACAACTTTGTGATGACATTTCAAAAACAAGTTCGATGAAATTTCATGATGTATCCATTTACACCTCAAAGATAGAGAATTTAGTAGCTCGTAAAAAGGTGTTTCTAGTTCTTGATGATATTGATAGTCTAGACCAGTTGGATGCATTACTTGGAAGTAAAGGCTTTCATCCAGGAAGCAAAGTTATAATAACAACAAAGGATACATGGTTGACAGAGAGTTGTGCATTATTCAAAACGAACGTTAAACCCAAGCATACAAAGCACATGCTTAAAGGCTTATATAAGACTGAATCCCAAAAACTTTTGTGTTTTCATGCATTCATGTCGAACAATCCCAAGGAAGGTTATGAAGAGGTGTCAGAAAACCTTGTGAACTATTGTGAAGGACATCCAATGGCTCTTAAAGTTTTGGGTAGGTCTCTACACAATCGAGATGTACCTTAttgggaatggtacatagacaggctaaagaaagaaaatgattccCCTATAAATAATGTCTTGAGAATGAGCTTTGACTCTTTGCCATCCAAACATAACAAGGATATGTTTAAGCATATTGCCTGTTTTTTTGTTGGAATGGATAGAGATGTTACTGAAACAATATTACAGGCATGTGGTTTGGAAACAAGAACCGGTTTCACGAATCTAATCGACAGATGCCTTCTTAGTATTGGATGGGATAACGAGTTGATGATGCATCAGTTGGTTCAAGATATAGGAAGATTCATAGTATGTGAAGAATCACCAGAGAAGCCATGGAAGCGAAGTCGATTATGGTGTCATGAGGACATATTCAAAGTGTTGGAAGAAAAAAAG AGTACAAGAAATCTTCTAGGCCTTGCCCTAGACATGCAAAGGCTTGAGAAAGAGAAGTTGTGTGCATCATTTGAGCTGAAAACGGATGCATTGAGTGACATGGATAGTCTGATGCTACTGCAACTCAATTATGTGCAGATTAATGGGTCTTACGAGAACTTTCCAGAAGAATTAAGATGGCTTTGTATGCATGGGTTCCCTTTAAAGTCCATACCTTCAGACTTACCAGTGGAGAACCTGGTTGCTCTTGACATGTCATATAGCAATATTGAATCATTTGGCATTTATTATAATAATCCACAACGACTTCATAAGAGGCAAAAG TTGATTGGATCATGCTCAAAAGATAAAAGGTTGCTTGGGTCATTGAAGATTCTTAATTTAAGTTTCTGTGAACAACTTTGTAGTGTGGGTGGCTTCGATGAACTCCCTGCACTTGAGAGATTAATAGTTAGAAACTGCATTGGTTTGCTTGAGGTTTGTGAATCAATTGACCAATGTTTTGAACTTGTCTTCGTTGATTTAAGCTATTGCATCAAGCTTGAAAAACTTCCAAGAAGCTTAGGCATGTTAAAGAAAGTTAAAACACTATTGCTAAACGGTTGTTATCTTGGTGAATCTCGAATAAAGACTATGGGTATGGATTCATCAGCCTTGCTCAAAGCAAACAACAATGGCATAAACACAAAAACCTCTTCATCGGCCATTATAAAGGCCATACCAAGTGATTCGAAGCTCTTTTCGCTTTCTTTACCAAAGTCTTTAGTAAAGTTGTCATTTGAGAATAATAACTTGTCCACCGAATCCTTTCCCATTGACTTCAGTTGCCTATCCATGTTGAAGGAGTTATGTTTAGATGACAATCCTATCGTTTCCCTTCCCAACTGTGTGAGAAGCCTTCCTAGGCTAAAGATACTTAGTATGAGAGACTGTAAAAAGCTAACGTCAGTTGAGCACCCTCCACATACACTAGCATATTTGGACCTTTATTTTGATTCTAACAACCCTTTGCcgcttaaagtttcatttgatccagAAATGTCCCCAATCCATTTCTCCATAGATTGGAAGATAAATGCACCTTCGTCATTTGAATTTGAAGGCGTGGTCAAAATCCAACCAATGGCAGGTGTGGAGGAAAATGTCCTGCATAGTTTGGGTTGGAGTAAGCTAGACTTACTTAACAAAAGGCTCTTGGGAACTGATATTTTGTCTAGAGAATCACAGGAATCTGAAATCCAG ATGTATTATGAATTTGGAATATTCAGCACATTTTATGGAGGTGAAGAGATGCCGAATTGGGTTACAGATAGAAGCATGGGTCCATCAATATCACTTACCATTCCATCATCTTCTAACAACCTCACTGGATTGAATTTCTTCAATGTTTGTACGTTGCAATTTCGAGAAGACAACTCGTTTTATTTTCCAATCATCATAATTAGGAATATAACAAAGAATCTAACCTGGATATACACTAATTATGTTTACAAAGTGGATGTAAGTGGAGATTGTGTGATATTTTTAAGCCATTGGATGTTTGGGATGAATGAGATGGAAGGTGGTGATCATGTTACTATTACCGTGAGCCAGAAACATTATTGTATTGCTAATCAAGTTACAAAGGAGTGTGGGGTGAGTTTTGTGTATGATGatggagaagaaaaagaagaagaagaagatgcatTGGGTTATTACAAGTCATGGAATCATATCATTGGTGGAGATCTCATTGGATTTCAAACAACAACAGGAGAATACATATTAAACAACATGCGATTTATGTCACCTGATCTTGTTGTTTCTTCATTATATCGTCAATTCGTTGGAGAGGATGCCAGCTATAAAG AAGAAGAAGTGAGTTTCAGAGCTTTATCCCAAAGGAAGTCTGACATACTTGGAAATGGCCAAATCAAAACGTGGGGCCAGTCACAGAAAAGTCAACAGCCCAAAGCGAGTCAAACATTAGAAAAGCTCACTTCTCAAGGCAACATTCTGTAG